From a region of the Sulfuriferula plumbiphila genome:
- a CDS encoding IS5 family transposase (programmed frameshift), translating to MPETIHRHDITDKHWALLEPHLPGRAGVWGGVAQDNRRFINAVFWILRTGAPWRDLPASYGGWKNTHRRFCRWRDQGIWESLLEKLIVEPDYEWLMIDASHCKVPPHAAGARGGNQGMSRTKGGFNTKIHLAVDAHGMPLRAVITEGTRADCAEADQLIEGFQMEHLLADKGYDSDAIVAKVEEQGAKAVIPPRKNRKQPREYDKHLYKLRHLVENAFLHLKRWRGIATRYAKNLSSFVAAVQIRCLTLWLTIS from the exons ATGCCAGAAACCATCCATCGACACGACATTACGGACAAACATTGGGCCTTGCTCGAACCGCATTTACCTGGGCGCGCAGGTGTTTGGGGTGGAGTGGCACAAGATAACCGCCGATTTATCAATGCGGTGTTTTGGATTCTTCGCACGGGTGCGCCGTGGCGAGACCTGCCTGCCTCGTATGGAGGATGGAAAAACACCCATCGACGCTTTTGCCGTTGGCGCGATCAAGGCATTTGGGAGTCGTTGCTGGAAAAGCTCATTGTCGAGCCGGATTACGAATGGCTCATGATCGATGCCAGCCATTGCAAGGTTCCCCCCCATGCCGCTGGGGCACGCGGAGGCAATCAAGGCATGAGCCGTACAAAAGGGGGCT TCAACACAAAGATACATCTGGCCGTGGATGCGCATGGTATGCCGCTCAGAGCAGTTATTACAGAAGGTACCCGAGCAGATTGCGCTGAGGCTGACCAATTGATTGAGGGATTTCAGATGGAGCACCTTCTTGCCGACAAAGGCTACGACAGCGATGCGATCGTGGCGAAAGTCGAGGAACAAGGAGCAAAAGCGGTTATTCCGCCGCGCAAAAACCGTAAACAACCCAGAGAGTACGATAAGCATCTCTACAAGCTACGCCATTTGGTCGAGAACGCATTCTTGCATCTCAAGCGGTGGCGAGGGATCGCCACCCGCTATGCGAAAAACTTGTCATCCTTCGTGGCTGCCGTACAAATTCGCTGTCTTACCCTTTGGCTGACTATCTCGTGA
- a CDS encoding SDR family oxidoreductase, with protein sequence MRTCASKPWSTHCRFHSPRPYYNFSGEPSPKYQSVNVLGTERLLRALQSFEVGQFIFSSSMLVHAPQPPGHLINENSPFEPKWDYPVSKLAAEEKILREHGQIPFAILRIAGVYDDRCHLPALAQQIARINERKLISHVFPGDSSHGQASIHMGDLLDGIGRLLSKRHELPDHLTLLLGEPETPCYAALQREIGMDKAHAAGNMTTGRAWRHDGR encoded by the coding sequence ATTAGAACGTGTGCGTCAAAACCATGGTCAACGCATTGCCGCTTTCATTCACCTCGCCCATATTATAATTTTAGCGGAGAACCCAGTCCCAAGTACCAATCGGTCAACGTGCTTGGAACCGAACGCTTGCTGCGCGCCCTGCAATCATTCGAGGTCGGACAATTCATTTTCTCGAGTTCTATGCTGGTACATGCGCCGCAGCCGCCCGGTCATTTGATCAATGAAAATTCACCGTTTGAGCCTAAATGGGACTATCCGGTATCAAAGTTGGCCGCCGAAGAAAAAATTCTACGCGAACATGGGCAGATCCCCTTCGCGATTCTACGCATCGCTGGCGTCTATGATGACCGTTGTCATTTACCCGCTCTCGCGCAGCAGATTGCGCGGATCAACGAACGCAAACTGATCAGCCATGTATTCCCGGGTGACAGCAGCCACGGGCAGGCATCGATCCATATGGGCGACTTGCTCGATGGAATCGGGAGGCTCCTGTCCAAGCGGCACGAATTGCCGGATCATTTGACCTTGCTGCTCGGCGAGCCCGAAACGCCGTGTTACGCGGCGCTACAGCGCGAGATCGGAATGGACAAGGCGCACGCCGCTGGCAACATGACCACGGGCAGAGCATGGCGGCATGATGGTCGATGA
- a CDS encoding thiamine pyrophosphate-binding protein encodes MSDTVSDFLLQRFSDWGIKRIYGFPGDGINGIMGAMDRAGDRFELVRARHEEMTAFMACVHAKFTGQVGVCLATSGPGAIHLLNGLYDAKLDHQPVVAIVG; translated from the coding sequence ATGAGCGACACGGTAAGCGATTTCCTCCTGCAGCGATTCAGCGACTGGGGCATCAAGCGGATTTACGGTTTCCCTGGCGACGGCATTAACGGGATCATGGGCGCGATGGACCGCGCTGGCGATCGTTTCGAACTGGTGCGCGCGCGCCACGAGGAAATGACCGCATTCATGGCCTGCGTGCACGCCAAGTTCACCGGGCAGGTCGGTGTTTGCCTCGCGACATCGGGCCCCGGCGCCATTCATCTGCTCAATGGACTCTATGACGCCAAGCTCGACCACCAGCCGGTGGTTGCCATTGTGGGTTAG
- a CDS encoding NADH-quinone oxidoreductase subunit B family protein, which yields MPNWIWTGLRHANSSTDWPRADQGQPDPCRDGQQGVLGFPRLNPAQACAADCQRCVESCPTQAISYAPASETGQPAHDPRIGIDYGRCIQCQACVFACPDDGPLELTHHWPMATRDRQRLRHLNPDTVTEPAQSRLRHALLRRQKHSLHIRHIDAGSCNGCESELQALDNPFYNLHRLGIFFTPSPRFADLLLVTGVVTPPTRALIERTFEAMPDPKWVLAAGTCAVSGAPFDTPLRGMPSTQNGLSDSVPVDVWLPGCPPNPAALIQGLLVLLERDRERIGEITS from the coding sequence ATGCCCAACTGGATCTGGACTGGCCTACGCCACGCCAACAGCAGTACCGACTGGCCCCGTGCCGATCAGGGGCAGCCCGACCCGTGCCGCGACGGCCAGCAAGGCGTGCTCGGATTTCCCCGTCTCAATCCGGCCCAAGCCTGCGCGGCGGATTGCCAGCGGTGCGTCGAATCCTGCCCCACTCAAGCGATTAGCTACGCCCCAGCGTCCGAAACGGGCCAGCCTGCGCACGATCCCCGGATCGGGATCGACTATGGCCGCTGCATTCAATGCCAGGCCTGCGTATTTGCCTGCCCGGACGACGGCCCGCTGGAGCTGACCCACCATTGGCCAATGGCCACCCGCGACCGCCAGCGACTGCGCCACCTCAACCCGGATACCGTGACTGAACCGGCGCAATCGCGCCTGCGCCATGCCCTACTGCGCCGCCAGAAACACAGTCTGCATATCCGGCACATCGACGCCGGTTCTTGCAATGGCTGCGAAAGCGAGTTGCAAGCACTCGATAACCCGTTCTACAACTTGCACCGGTTGGGGATTTTCTTCACCCCATCGCCGCGCTTTGCCGATTTATTGCTCGTCACTGGCGTGGTCACGCCCCCCACCCGCGCGCTGATCGAGCGCACATTCGAGGCCATGCCGGATCCCAAATGGGTACTGGCCGCCGGAACCTGCGCGGTCTCTGGGGCCCCCTTCGATACCCCGTTACGCGGAATGCCTTCCACTCAGAACGGGCTGAGCGATAGCGTGCCGGTCGATGTGTGGTTACCGGGCTGCCCACCCAATCCGGCGGCACTGATTCAAGGCTTACTCGTGCTGCTCGAACGCGACCGGGAACGCATCGGGGAGATTACCTCATGA
- a CDS encoding proton-conducting transporter transmembrane domain-containing protein, with amino-acid sequence MMPTLFQSGLFALVFLLILSLVGRNAAVLRVLTAVALLPLILACGALLLAHKSLNLILLGLSLHWTTDALWLLLTGLLPALLALLLPYPGRHPAGWLAGAILTLLGVFTLLGGQNGVTLLIGWALMSFGGAVMLLADQQRAPERAASGTLFMLVLLEVGAVALLVAIAALAGSSAHIEAMIQHWQTLAPSSSIAIAAALTLGFGAKLGLLPFYKWYPKAYGSGTGASGALMSGIVLAAAWLTLSHVLLDWLPLGPGVQTFAMILLGLATATAILAILYAFQQEDWRRLLAFSSVENAALVTIMLAAALLFRSEGQNQLASLAWLAGFIHITGHSLGKGVLMLIADRVYLLSDSYAIRPMRLIALAPLGLGMAGVFAAMSLAAMPPQAGFASEWLMLQTIFHGFDLQQATARILLALAGAGVALTAAIALATMVKVVGVGLLGAPNNPPNTRSLGRGTRIGLTLLGITLPLYAISLPWTLPLLVAASWGQTADRLVDGLLIVPLSANFAFISPSELVIVMPLLALIPMALLARSWHSRRRADVWAHGLARPVRHAPITALAFSNALRSFYSPVYRPRTENTSQALDANGYFINRLIFTHSQNAVFEPWLFRPVIRTVQWLAGQISALQNGSMNRYLGYLMIILLLILTTVLWW; translated from the coding sequence ATGATGCCTACTCTGTTTCAAAGCGGACTCTTCGCCCTTGTGTTCCTGCTCATTCTGAGCCTTGTGGGACGCAATGCCGCCGTGTTGCGGGTGCTAACCGCGGTGGCGCTGCTGCCCCTCATCCTGGCCTGCGGCGCCCTGCTGCTGGCGCACAAATCCTTGAATCTCATCCTGCTGGGGTTATCGCTGCACTGGACAACCGATGCGCTCTGGCTGTTGCTGACCGGTCTGCTGCCCGCTCTGCTCGCGCTGCTCCTGCCCTACCCCGGCCGACATCCCGCCGGCTGGCTGGCCGGAGCCATTTTGACCCTGCTCGGAGTGTTCACTTTGCTCGGCGGGCAGAATGGCGTCACGCTTCTGATTGGTTGGGCGCTGATGAGCTTTGGCGGCGCCGTGATGCTGCTTGCCGATCAGCAACGTGCCCCGGAACGCGCAGCCAGCGGCACGCTGTTCATGCTGGTCTTGCTGGAAGTCGGTGCCGTGGCGCTGCTGGTCGCCATTGCCGCCCTGGCTGGTTCAAGCGCGCATATCGAAGCCATGATCCAGCACTGGCAGACCCTGGCGCCAAGCTCCAGCATTGCGATTGCCGCCGCCCTGACCCTGGGCTTCGGCGCCAAGCTCGGCCTGCTACCATTTTATAAGTGGTATCCCAAGGCGTATGGCAGTGGCACGGGTGCCAGTGGCGCGTTGATGTCGGGCATCGTGCTCGCGGCGGCCTGGTTGACCTTGAGCCATGTCCTGCTCGACTGGCTGCCGCTGGGCCCCGGAGTGCAGACTTTTGCCATGATTCTGCTCGGCTTGGCAACCGCCACCGCGATCCTCGCGATTTTATATGCGTTCCAGCAAGAAGACTGGCGGCGGCTGCTCGCCTTTTCCTCGGTGGAAAATGCCGCGCTCGTCACAATCATGCTCGCAGCGGCGCTGCTGTTTCGCAGCGAAGGGCAGAATCAACTCGCCTCTTTAGCTTGGCTTGCCGGCTTCATCCACATCACCGGGCATAGTCTTGGCAAAGGCGTACTGATGCTGATTGCAGACCGGGTGTATCTGCTCAGCGACAGCTATGCGATTCGCCCCATGCGGCTGATTGCCCTCGCGCCGCTCGGGCTTGGTATGGCGGGCGTTTTTGCGGCCATGAGCTTGGCGGCCATGCCGCCGCAGGCCGGATTTGCCAGCGAATGGCTGATGTTGCAAACCATCTTTCATGGCTTCGATCTGCAACAGGCCACCGCCCGCATCCTGCTGGCGCTCGCCGGTGCCGGAGTCGCGCTCACCGCCGCAATTGCGCTGGCTACAATGGTCAAGGTTGTCGGCGTCGGCCTGCTCGGCGCACCAAACAACCCGCCCAACACCCGATCGCTGGGCCGCGGTACCCGCATTGGCCTGACCTTACTCGGCATCACTCTGCCGCTGTATGCCATTAGCCTGCCTTGGACGCTACCGCTGCTGGTGGCTGCGAGTTGGGGGCAGACTGCCGATCGGCTGGTCGATGGCTTGCTGATCGTGCCGCTTTCAGCCAATTTCGCTTTTATTTCACCGAGCGAACTCGTCATCGTCATGCCCTTGCTCGCCCTGATTCCGATGGCCCTCCTGGCACGAAGCTGGCACAGCCGCCGTCGCGCCGACGTCTGGGCCCACGGTCTTGCCAGGCCGGTACGCCATGCGCCGATCACGGCATTGGCGTTTTCCAATGCCCTGCGCTCGTTCTACAGCCCGGTCTACCGCCCCCGCACCGAGAACACAAGCCAGGCTTTGGATGCCAATGGTTATTTCATCAATCGGCTCATCTTCACCCACAGCCAGAATGCGGTCTTCGAGCCGTGGCTATTTCGGCCGGTCATTCGTACCGTGCAATGGCTGGCCGGACAGATCAGCGCCCTGCAAAACGGCTCGATGAACCGCTATCTCGGTTATTTGATGATAATTTTGCTGCTGATACTGACCACTGTTTTGTGGTGGTAG
- a CDS encoding respiratory chain complex I subunit 1 family protein produces the protein MTFSPIFLQILQVLTVLALSPLLHGFIVRMEERVQMSAGPSIFQPYRDLCKYFSKELVVPRDASWVFLLTPIVAFTAMLTVPLLIPVLTNYPLPLSDMGDILGGGLILTLGSFALLLAGLDTGQPFGGLGSSRAVMLTVLAEPTLILVLVGITFLDHAMLPFVANHLLVSQPAAFLSPTHIFLTLAFLILLTVETDRLPIHSTIPYEIYMIDEARILEYSGPLLGLLKWASWMKQFILYTIFLNVFLFPWGLATNGHWLSILGASAMILLKYAGLGLFMVGVDTAQSRLRFYRYQEPLALSFLFAVLAIVAAQL, from the coding sequence ATGACATTCAGCCCAATTTTTTTGCAGATTCTGCAGGTCCTCACGGTTCTTGCACTTTCACCACTGTTGCATGGATTTATTGTGCGCATGGAAGAGCGGGTGCAGATGAGTGCCGGCCCTTCGATCTTCCAACCCTACCGCGACCTGTGCAAATATTTTTCCAAAGAACTGGTGGTGCCCCGCGATGCCTCGTGGGTGTTTCTGTTGACACCCATCGTCGCATTCACCGCGATGCTGACCGTGCCTCTGCTCATTCCTGTGCTCACCAACTACCCGCTCCCCCTATCGGACATGGGCGATATTTTGGGCGGCGGTTTGATTCTCACCCTGGGCAGTTTCGCCCTGCTGCTGGCCGGGCTGGATACGGGACAGCCATTCGGCGGGCTGGGTTCGAGCCGGGCGGTGATGCTGACGGTGCTGGCCGAGCCGACCCTGATTCTGGTGCTGGTCGGCATTACCTTTCTCGATCACGCCATGCTGCCCTTTGTGGCCAATCATCTTTTGGTGAGCCAGCCGGCCGCGTTCTTGAGCCCGACGCACATTTTTCTGACTCTGGCGTTTCTGATTCTGCTGACGGTGGAAACCGACCGCCTGCCGATTCATTCGACGATTCCCTACGAGATTTACATGATCGACGAGGCGCGCATCCTCGAATACAGCGGCCCACTGCTGGGGTTGCTCAAATGGGCGAGTTGGATGAAGCAGTTCATCCTCTACACGATTTTTCTCAACGTGTTCCTGTTTCCCTGGGGACTGGCGACGAACGGCCATTGGCTCAGCATCCTCGGCGCGAGCGCGATGATTCTCCTGAAATACGCCGGTCTCGGCTTATTCATGGTCGGCGTGGATACCGCGCAATCCCGCCTGCGGTTTTATCGCTATCAAGAACCGCTGGCACTGTCGTTTCTGTTTGCGGTGCTGGCGATCGTGGCGGCGCAATTATGA
- a CDS encoding proton-conducting transporter transmembrane domain-containing protein: MTAPSPHGLIGLLIALLWLTPALAIAGIALTRRPRWAEWLNLIAAGLVFAETLALLICSSTLTTPAILLGHALILSPLGAWVLLCVGTVYLLASIYATGYMRMLPEEAPRLPLFYALLAAFALSMLVAPLLNSPGLYWIAIDLTTIISAFLVGFERAPEPIEAAWKYIVIVSAGLSLALLGIVLFYWGGSFAAGMVYDLTWRKLAELAPGMAPPLAALAFLLVLAGFGTKVGLVPMHTWLPDAHSEGPAPVSAMLSGALLNTALLGIVRFMTAMDDSPVAPLAHTALILIGLLSLLVAALFIVRQTGIKRLMAYSSVEHMGVLAIGFGIGGPIGFAAAMYHMLNHSLTKSLMFFGAGNLMRAYETKDMAQMQGFLRHFPMMGLLFLAGAVAITGAPPFGLFRSEFEVVRAGLASGYVWEILFMALLLILIFAAFLNHIRRMAFGATGQIAPQPINRHLSCWQTLPMWLALIPTLLFGLWWPDAFTRFFHLARTMLP; the protein is encoded by the coding sequence ATGACTGCTCCATCACCCCACGGGCTGATCGGCCTGCTGATCGCCCTGCTCTGGCTCACGCCCGCCCTCGCCATCGCCGGCATCGCGCTCACCCGGCGGCCGCGCTGGGCAGAATGGCTGAACCTCATCGCCGCCGGGCTGGTATTCGCCGAAACGCTGGCGCTGCTGATATGCTCCAGCACGCTGACCACACCCGCGATTCTGCTCGGCCATGCCCTGATCTTGTCGCCCTTGGGTGCCTGGGTGCTGCTGTGTGTCGGCACCGTCTACCTCTTGGCCTCGATCTACGCCACCGGGTACATGCGGATGCTGCCGGAAGAAGCGCCCCGCCTGCCGCTGTTCTATGCCCTGCTCGCAGCCTTTGCCTTGAGCATGCTCGTCGCGCCCCTGCTCAATTCGCCGGGGCTGTACTGGATCGCCATCGACCTGACGACGATCATCAGTGCGTTTCTGGTCGGCTTTGAACGCGCGCCCGAACCCATTGAGGCCGCCTGGAAATATATTGTGATCGTTTCGGCGGGGCTATCGCTCGCCCTGCTCGGGATCGTGCTGTTCTACTGGGGCGGCAGCTTTGCTGCCGGCATGGTCTACGACCTCACTTGGCGCAAGCTGGCCGAACTCGCCCCCGGCATGGCCCCGCCGCTCGCGGCTCTGGCGTTTTTGCTGGTACTCGCCGGCTTTGGCACCAAGGTCGGGCTGGTACCGATGCACACCTGGCTCCCCGATGCGCATAGCGAAGGCCCCGCGCCAGTGTCTGCGATGCTCTCCGGGGCGTTGCTCAATACCGCGTTGCTGGGCATCGTCCGGTTCATGACGGCGATGGATGACAGCCCGGTTGCGCCGCTAGCGCATACCGCGCTCATCCTGATTGGGCTTTTGTCTTTGCTGGTTGCGGCGCTCTTCATCGTGCGCCAGACCGGAATCAAACGCCTGATGGCGTATTCCTCAGTCGAGCATATGGGTGTGCTGGCCATCGGCTTTGGTATCGGCGGGCCGATCGGTTTTGCGGCCGCAATGTATCACATGCTCAACCATTCACTGACCAAATCCCTGATGTTCTTCGGCGCGGGCAATCTGATGCGGGCCTACGAAACCAAAGACATGGCGCAGATGCAGGGTTTTCTGCGGCATTTCCCGATGATGGGGCTACTGTTTTTAGCCGGCGCCGTCGCCATCACCGGTGCTCCGCCGTTTGGCCTGTTCCGCTCTGAATTCGAGGTGGTGCGGGCGGGGCTGGCCAGCGGATATGTCTGGGAGATTCTGTTCATGGCGTTGTTGTTGATCCTGATTTTCGCCGCATTTTTAAACCACATCCGGCGCATGGCCTTCGGCGCGACGGGACAAATCGCTCCGCAACCCATCAATCGTCACCTCTCGTGCTGGCAAACGCTGCCCATGTGGCTGGCGCTGATCCCGACGCTGCTGTTTGGTCTGTGGTGGCCGGATGCCTTTACCCGGTTTTTCCATCTGGCGCGGACGATGCTGCCATGA
- a CDS encoding hydrogenase large subunit, which translates to MNPCRTRIITVDQLLPEAEALHARGARFQMAWAERGMQGGTDVHYLVAPPLSAGAASTAAMFECLTLQNVRELPTLTHVIPLLGWYEREIMDQHGLICTGHPQPWPLLFHPGHLPRTPLLADAAENLPDDDAPISSSNAPDVFDEHDPPGLGLPEITGGQKQVQSLIWGPVRADVVETGAFGFAYVGELILHHQPRLFFKHRQIEARMAGRSADQGLFLAERVSGVGSVAHALAFAQAVETASGCAVPEPAHWLRVLLQELERLYNHLHYFGLLAKTTTLKVASAEGFWLEEQLKQILGRLTGSRFGRGLIVPGGLRRTFSAQALETTQRALLALRPRVAAYLARMNRTASHLDRLISTGVLDRKTALDQGATGPVERASGLDRDLRRDHPYAAWPHLDFTVTTAAAGDAQARAAVRGGEIATSFEVLERVLNHLLACEPEPVYQPLAAHWQGSGLGWVESPRGSLYYAITGADGRLTRVKIKSPSFSNWRVFPFTVHGSNMMDYAINEASFGLTIAGCDR; encoded by the coding sequence ATGAATCCCTGTCGCACCCGAATCATCACCGTCGATCAACTGCTGCCCGAGGCCGAAGCGCTGCATGCACGCGGCGCGCGCTTTCAAATGGCCTGGGCCGAGCGCGGCATGCAGGGCGGCACCGATGTGCATTACCTTGTCGCGCCACCGCTATCGGCGGGCGCGGCGAGCACTGCCGCAATGTTTGAGTGCCTGACGCTCCAGAACGTGCGGGAACTACCCACGCTGACCCACGTGATTCCACTGCTCGGCTGGTACGAGCGCGAGATCATGGATCAACACGGCTTGATCTGCACCGGCCACCCCCAACCCTGGCCTCTGTTGTTCCATCCGGGCCACCTTCCGCGCACGCCTTTGCTGGCCGATGCCGCCGAGAACCTGCCGGACGACGACGCGCCCATCTCATCCAGCAATGCCCCCGATGTGTTCGATGAGCATGACCCCCCCGGTCTCGGGCTGCCGGAAATCACCGGCGGACAAAAACAGGTGCAATCGCTGATCTGGGGGCCGGTTCGGGCGGATGTGGTCGAAACTGGCGCTTTCGGTTTTGCCTATGTCGGGGAATTGATTCTGCATCACCAGCCCCGGCTGTTCTTCAAGCATCGGCAAATCGAGGCCCGCATGGCCGGCCGTTCGGCCGATCAGGGGCTCTTTCTGGCCGAACGGGTTTCCGGGGTGGGCAGTGTCGCCCACGCTCTGGCTTTCGCCCAGGCAGTAGAAACCGCCAGCGGCTGCGCCGTTCCGGAACCGGCACACTGGTTGCGGGTCCTCTTGCAAGAACTCGAACGGCTTTACAACCACCTGCATTATTTCGGCCTGCTCGCCAAGACCACCACCCTCAAGGTGGCCTCGGCCGAAGGATTCTGGCTGGAAGAACAGCTCAAACAAATCCTCGGACGACTCACCGGCAGCCGTTTTGGGCGTGGCTTGATCGTGCCGGGCGGCCTGCGCCGCACGTTCTCTGCCCAGGCACTCGAAACGACGCAGCGCGCCCTGCTCGCCCTGCGTCCGCGCGTCGCCGCCTATCTTGCACGAATGAATCGCACCGCCAGCCACCTCGATCGCCTGATCAGCACCGGTGTGCTCGACCGCAAAACCGCGCTCGATCAGGGGGCAACCGGCCCAGTGGAACGGGCTTCAGGCCTTGATCGCGATTTGCGCCGCGACCATCCTTATGCGGCCTGGCCGCATCTTGATTTTACGGTCACTACCGCCGCGGCGGGGGATGCCCAAGCCAGAGCCGCGGTGCGTGGCGGCGAAATTGCCACCAGCTTTGAAGTACTCGAGCGCGTGCTCAACCACCTGCTGGCCTGTGAACCAGAGCCGGTGTATCAACCGCTGGCCGCCCACTGGCAGGGCAGCGGTTTGGGTTGGGTGGAAAGCCCGCGCGGCTCACTTTATTACGCGATCACCGGCGCTGACGGGCGGCTGACCCGGGTCAAAATCAAATCACCGTCGTTTTCGAACTGGCGAGTGTTCCCATTCACCGTACACGGCAGCAACATGATGGATTACGCGATCAATGAAGCGAGTTTTGGCCTAACCATCGCCGGTTGTGACCGCTAA
- a CDS encoding FTR1 family iron permease has product MLATAIIMFREVLEAALIIAIVLGASRGIVGHGRWVAAGVGMGLLGASIVAILAAEISSTFSGNGQAILDAGILLSAVAMLTWHNVWMSAHGRQLAARLSAVGADVQTGRRPLAALLVITLVAVMREGSEAVLFLWAIAAGGGQNVNMVLGGVGGVAAGVLVGFLLYRGLLRIPARHFFSITSWLILLLAAGLAAQAAGFLNQAGLLPALGNTVWNTSHILSQTSLTGQFLHILVGYVARPSGIQLVFYVGTLLTILLLMRSREWRRMTRVRAEEGTPGISD; this is encoded by the coding sequence GTGCTAGCGACCGCGATCATTATGTTCCGGGAGGTACTGGAGGCAGCACTTATCATTGCCATCGTACTCGGTGCGAGCCGGGGTATTGTGGGTCACGGTCGCTGGGTGGCCGCGGGCGTAGGGATGGGGTTGCTTGGGGCGTCCATCGTGGCGATTCTCGCTGCCGAGATTTCGTCTACCTTTTCCGGTAACGGTCAAGCGATTCTTGACGCGGGGATTCTGCTGAGCGCCGTGGCCATGCTCACCTGGCACAACGTATGGATGAGCGCACATGGTCGCCAGCTCGCCGCCCGGCTGTCTGCTGTTGGTGCGGATGTGCAAACGGGCAGGCGGCCCCTCGCTGCCCTGCTCGTCATTACCCTCGTGGCGGTGATGCGCGAAGGCTCGGAGGCGGTCTTGTTTCTCTGGGCGATTGCCGCCGGCGGAGGCCAAAATGTAAATATGGTTTTGGGTGGGGTGGGTGGCGTCGCAGCCGGCGTTCTGGTGGGGTTCTTGTTGTACCGCGGCTTGCTGCGCATTCCTGCCCGGCATTTCTTCTCGATCACCAGTTGGCTGATTCTCCTCTTGGCAGCAGGCCTTGCTGCGCAGGCGGCAGGATTTCTCAATCAAGCGGGGCTGCTGCCAGCGCTGGGAAATACAGTGTGGAACACCTCTCATATTCTGAGCCAGACCAGTCTAACCGGCCAGTTTCTGCATATCCTCGTGGGGTATGTGGCTCGCCCATCGGGGATTCAACTCGTGTTTTACGTCGGAACGCTCCTGACCATCTTGCTTCTGATGCGTTCCAGGGAGTGGAGGCGTATGACGCGGGTGCGAGCGGAGGAAGGGACGCCAGGAATCTCTGATTGA
- a CDS encoding cation diffusion facilitator family transporter, whose amino-acid sequence MSNTSGSRTVVYAALAGNLLIAISKFVAAALSGSSAMWSEGVHSLVDTINELLLLYGLHRAKAPADSTHPFGYGRELYFWSFIVALLVLVLGAGVSLFEGIAHLRQPEAMTDPRINYLVLGVSMLFEGASWLVALREFRATKGRVGYFEAFRKSKDPSTFTVLLEDSAALLGLLIAFAGILGSQLLDEPWPDGAASIGIALVLVTSATLLARESKGLLIGEPAHPRVRESILAIAAADPGVRSANGVLTMQMGPHQVVAALSAEFEDALTTPQIEACINRIEKNAKASHAEIVTLFVKPQTAETWRARRKAIERDSKPGGDAA is encoded by the coding sequence ATGTCCAACACCTCCGGCTCCCGCACCGTGGTCTATGCCGCTCTCGCCGGCAATCTGCTGATCGCGATCAGTAAATTTGTCGCGGCGGCGCTCTCTGGCAGTTCGGCGATGTGGAGCGAGGGCGTGCATTCGCTGGTCGACACGATCAACGAACTGCTGTTACTGTATGGCCTGCATCGCGCCAAGGCGCCAGCGGACTCGACCCATCCGTTCGGCTATGGTCGCGAGCTGTATTTCTGGAGCTTTATCGTCGCGTTGCTGGTGCTGGTGCTCGGTGCCGGCGTGTCGCTGTTCGAGGGCATCGCACATTTGCGCCAGCCCGAGGCGATGACCGATCCGCGCATCAATTATCTCGTGCTCGGTGTATCGATGCTGTTCGAGGGCGCTTCGTGGCTCGTCGCACTACGCGAGTTCCGCGCGACCAAGGGACGCGTGGGTTATTTCGAGGCGTTCCGCAAGAGCAAGGATCCCAGCACGTTCACCGTGTTGCTGGAGGACAGCGCCGCCCTGCTGGGCCTGCTGATCGCATTCGCTGGCATCCTCGGCTCGCAGTTGCTCGACGAACCGTGGCCGGATGGTGCGGCCTCGATCGGCATCGCCCTCGTGCTCGTCACCTCGGCGACGCTGCTGGCGCGCGAGAGCAAGGGCCTGCTGATCGGCGAACCGGCACATCCGCGAGTGCGCGAATCAATCCTCGCCATCGCGGCGGCCGATCCCGGCGTGCGCAGCGCGAACGGCGTGCTGACCATGCAGATGGGCCCCCACCAGGTGGTGGCCGCACTCAGTGCGGAGTTCGAAGACGCACTGACCACGCCGCAGATCGAGGCCTGCATCAACCGCATCGAAAAGAACGCCAAGGCCTCGCATGCGGAAATCGTCACCCTGTTCGTCAAGCCGCAGACCGCGGAAACCTGGCGGGCCCGGCGCAAGGCGATCGAGCGCGACAGCAAGCCGGGTGGGGACGCCGCATGA